The following are encoded together in the Cheilinus undulatus linkage group 3, ASM1832078v1, whole genome shotgun sequence genome:
- the camk1a gene encoding calcium/calmodulin-dependent protein kinase type 1 codes for MPLGEDGNGWKKKTSDIKEHYDFKEVLGTGAFSEVVLAEERGTQRLVAIKCIPKKALEGKENNIENEIAVLHRIKHPNIVSLEDIFESTSHLYLVMQLVSGGELFDRIVEKGFYTERDASQLIHQILDAVKYLHDMGIVHRDLKPENLLYYSMDEDSKIMISDFGLSKIEGADSVMSTACGTPGYVAPEVLAQKPYSKAVDCWSIGVISYILLCGYPPFYDENDAKLFEQILKAEYEFDSPYWDDISDSAKDFICHLMEKEPMKRYTCEQALQHPWICGDTALDKNIHESVSAQIKKNFAKSKWKQAFNATAVVRHMRRLQLGTSLEGPSQITPTSPCHGLLLPEEEEEEEEDELGNGEEESLSHYEDGRRGSNEGSADRDSLRSCTYCCRPASRV; via the exons ATGCCTCTTGGAGAGGATggaaatggatggaaaaagaagacatcagacatcaaaGAACATTATGACTTCAAAGAAGTGCTGGGAAC GGGAGCTTTCTCAGAGGTGGTTCTAGCAGAGGAGAGGGGCACCCAGAGGCTGGTGGCCATCAAGTGCATCCCCAAGAAAGCACTGGAAGGCAAAGAGAACAACATTGAAAATGAGATTGCCGTACTGCACAG GATCAAGCATCCTAACATCGTGTCACTGGAGGACATCTTTGAAAGTACATCTCATCTATATCTTGTCATGCAGCT GGTGTCTGGAGGTGAGCTATTTGACAGGATTGTGGAGAAAGGTTTCTACACCGAGAGAGATGCCAGCCAGCTCATCCACCAGATTTTAGATGCAGTCAAATATCTCCATGACATGGGCATTGTTCACAGAGACTTGAAG ccTGAGAATTTGCTCTATTACAGTATGGACGAAGACTCCAAAATCATGATCAGTGACTTCGGTCTGTCAAAGATTGAGGGAGCAGACAGTGTCATGTCCACAGCGTGTGGTACTCCAGGATATGTTG CTCCTGAGGTGCTTGCTCAGAAGCCATACAGCAAAGCAGTGGACTGCTGGTCCATAGGAGTTATTTCTTATATCTT GTTGTGTGGATATCCTCCGTTTTATGATGAAAATGATGCCAAGTTATTTGAGCAGATCCTGAAAGCAGAATATGAGTTTGATTCTCCATACTGGGATGATATTTCAGATTCAG CTAAAGACTTCATCTGTCACCTGATGGAAAAAGAGCCTATGAAAAGATATACATGTGAGCAGGCCCTGCAGCACCCATG GATCTGTGGAGACACGGCTCTGGACAAGAATATCCATGAATCTGTCAGCGCTCAGATCAAGAAGAACTTTGCTAAAAGTAAATGGAAG CAAGCATTTAATGCCACAGCAGTGGTGCGCCACATGCGGAGGTTGCAGCTGGGCACCAGTCTTGAGGGACCGAGCCAGATTACTCCCACCAGTCCCTGCCATGGACTTCTGCTcccagaggaggaggaagaggaggaggaagatgagctGGGGaatggagaggaagagagct TGTCCCACTATGAGGACGGCCGCCGTGGAAGCAACGAAGGTAGCGCCGATAGAGACAGCCTGAGAAGCTGCACCTACTGCTGCAGGCCAGCCAGTCGCGTCTGA